A window of Nocardiopsis sp. Huas11 genomic DNA:
AGATGAAGGAGGAGTCGAAGGCCCCTTCCGCGGGCGACGGGGGCCGGCGGGCCGGTGAGGAGCTCGGCGCGCGCACGCGCGGCGTGGTCCGCGCCCGGGCCGGCATCACCACCCGGGTCGAGGAGGTCCTGGCCGAGGGCGAGCGCGTCCGCGACACCTGGCAGGTCCTGGGCCGACGGGACGTCGGCACTGCCGACCCCGACATCCGCGCCCGCCGGGTGTGGCTGCGCGGCCGCGGCACGGGGCGGATCGCGCTGTCCCTGGCCTTCGCGCGGCCGGAACAGGCGCCCGCGTCCCCCTTCCGCGACGCCACGGAGGCCGACACCGAGCTCGCGTTCTACCCCGACGGCCACCGCGCCGTCCCCGTCGACGACGGCCACCACGCCGCGCCGGCCGCGCCCCCCGAGGCGGGCACGGTCGCCGAGGCGCTCGACTCCTACGCCGCGGCCCTGGCCGAAGACCCCTGGAGGGACTCCTGGCCGGTGGTCCTGGGCGCGGCCGCGCCGGCGCTCGACGGCCGGTGGTACCTGGCCGATCCCTCCGGCGCCGCGCTGCCGCTGTCCGATCCCGAGCCCTGGCGGCTCCTCGCCGTCACCGGCGGCCACCCGGCCACGGTCGCCGGGGAGTGGTCGCCCCGGGAGGGGCTCACGCCCCTGACCGTGTGGGACGCACATGGAAAGGCGATCACCCTGTGACCACCCCGCCCTCCGACTCCTGGGACCTGCTGGTCTCCGCCGCCCTGGTCGGCACCGGCCGCCGCGCGGTCCCCGACACCCCCGAACTGCCCGCCACTCCGGCGGACGCGCCCGCCCGGGTCCTGCTGGACCGCGCCGCCCTGGCCGCCGTGCGCCGGGACGCCGGGT
This region includes:
- a CDS encoding SWIM zinc finger family protein, whose translation is MARTGSWPERGAVAADTGGTAAVWGECKGSGSKPYLAAVHLDGGPAFKCSCPSRKIPCKHVLGLLALWAQEEVQTREERPEWVAKWLAGRAARRTRPEAAPVDPKRAAATLRAREEAVAGGMDELRLWLDDQIDAGLAEAPKHGYDHWDRMAKRLVDAKAGGAAALVSELPGAVREQGWPEAVLDRLGRLHLLVNAYRAVAAAPEEMKEESKAPSAGDGGRRAGEELGARTRGVVRARAGITTRVEEVLAEGERVRDTWQVLGRRDVGTADPDIRARRVWLRGRGTGRIALSLAFARPEQAPASPFRDATEADTELAFYPDGHRAVPVDDGHHAAPAAPPEAGTVAEALDSYAAALAEDPWRDSWPVVLGAAAPALDGRWYLADPSGAALPLSDPEPWRLLAVTGGHPATVAGEWSPREGLTPLTVWDAHGKAITL